The following proteins are encoded in a genomic region of Streptomyces collinus Tu 365:
- a CDS encoding TatD family hydrolase: MNHLLDSHCHVTGYDDPVAVLRQAAEARVDVVAVTEDPGEYRLLRARLGRRRGVHPALGMHPLRAHSFTPADIARFLRMLPETTWVGEIGLDYSPAGRTTRRAQLRVLEAVLADPRTRNLPMTVHSRGAEKDTFSRLAQAGVTAAILHWYTGPLALVDEALAAGLWFSVNPAMTTSQKGRALLEILPPDRVLLETDGPFARHNRHPARPADLSDVVARLATRWALTPEQATRHIHGNQQRFLDTTGLPQ, translated from the coding sequence GTGAACCATCTGCTCGACAGCCATTGCCACGTGACCGGTTACGACGACCCGGTAGCCGTCCTGCGCCAGGCCGCCGAGGCTCGCGTCGACGTCGTGGCCGTCACCGAGGATCCTGGAGAGTACCGGCTGTTGCGAGCCCGGCTGGGTAGACGCCGTGGCGTCCACCCGGCACTGGGCATGCATCCTCTACGTGCCCACAGCTTTACTCCCGCCGACATCGCCCGGTTTCTGCGCATGCTGCCCGAAACCACATGGGTCGGTGAGATTGGGCTCGACTACTCCCCCGCCGGACGCACCACACGACGCGCACAGCTGCGAGTCCTCGAGGCCGTCCTCGCTGATCCCCGAACCCGTAACCTGCCCATGACCGTACACAGCCGCGGCGCCGAGAAGGACACCTTCTCCCGACTCGCCCAGGCTGGAGTCACCGCCGCGATCTTGCACTGGTACACAGGCCCTCTGGCCCTGGTCGACGAGGCCCTGGCCGCAGGACTGTGGTTCTCCGTCAACCCGGCAATGACCACCTCGCAAAAAGGGCGCGCCCTCCTCGAAATTTTGCCGCCCGACCGTGTCCTCCTCGAGACCGATGGCCCGTTCGCCCGTCACAACAGGCACCCCGCTCGACCGGCAGACCTCTCCGACGTCGTCGCCCGCCTCGCCACCCGCTGGGCGCTGACACCCGAACAAGCCACCCGGCACATCCACGGCAACCAGCAGCGTTTCCTCGACACCACCGGACTTCCCCAGTGA